The sequence GCTCGAGTTTCGCCATCCCGATGAGGTAGTAGCCGCCATCAAGCGCCGGGCCGAAAACGAGATCGTGTTTTCCGAGGGATGAAGCGGCTTCCTCAAGCGCGGCCTGATCCATCTCCGGGCAGTCCGTGCCCACGATGAGCACCTTTTCCGCCCCGGCCGCGAATTCCTCCCCGGCCGCGATCCTCATTCGTTCCCCCAGATCGCCGTCCGCTTGCTGCCGAAAATGGAATTCGCCATCGGCAAGCCAACACTTCGCCTCCGTGGTGGTTCCGCCGGTGAAACAGATCGTCATCTTGCGCCCTTGTCCGGCGCTGCAAAAAGAAGCGGCGCGTGAGATGCAGTGGCGTGCGAGACGGCCGTGGAAATCCATGGCGCCAATCGCCCCGAGAGCCGGGATGAGGCGTGTTTTCACAAAGCCCTCCGCAGGCAGGCGTGTCATCACGATCAGGGACAGTGCGGGCATCTTGGGCGACAGTGACGAAGATCTGCCGTAGCTCCAATCAGAATCAGCGGGTGGGAATGGGTTTGCAAACCCGGCGAGTGCGGGCAACTTGGGTTGGTCTTGTCCATGGACTCTGGCCGCGCATGCAAGGATGCGGCTGTCGTTTGGCATTGGCATCAGGTTTCCCATCATTTCCGTTTTGAACAGACATCCATTCATCACCTGGTTCGCATCGAATCCCGTTGTCGCGAACATCCTGATGTTGTCCATCCTTGGGGCGGGCGTTTTCACGGCGCTCAATGTCAGGAAAGAGGGTTTCCCCGCCTTCGCGGCGGAGTCCGTGACCATCACGGTGCCGATCCGCGGGGGGACTCCGGAAAACGTCGAGCGCGGTGTTGCGATCCGCATCGAGGAGTCGCTGAAATCGGTCAACGGCATCGAGGAGATCCGCTCGGAGAGCACGGACAGCCTTGCGACGGTGACCGTCGAGGCGGTCGAGGGCTATCCGATCAACAAGCTGCTCGACGATGTGAAGATCCAGGTCGATGCGATCCCGAGTTTCCCGGAACAGGCGGAGAAGCCGGTGGTGAAGGAAAACAAGCGCAGCAACCAGGTTCTCTGGATCGAGATCTATGGCGATGCGACAGAAACGGTGCGAAAAGAGACGGCGCGGAAGATCCGCGACAAGCTGCTCGCCCAGTCGGCGATCTCGCTGGTGGAGACCTTCGGAGCGCGCGATTACGAGATTTCCATCGAGCCATCCGAGCAGCAGCTCCGCAGATACGGCCTGACTTTCCGCGAGTTGGCGGATGCGGTCTCGGCGAATTCCGTGGATCTCGGCGGCGGCGATGTCCGCTCCGACCGGGGCGACATTTCCCTGCGCGCCCGCGATCAGGCATACCGCAAGGCGGATTTCGAGAGCATCCCCGTCAGGACGGATCCGGACGGCGCCCGGATTTTCGTGAGGGATGTGGCGCAAGTGCGCGACGGCTTCGTGGACCAGAAATTCCTCAACCGTTTCCGCGGCCAGCCGACGACGAGCCTCAACGTCGTCACCGAGGGCAACGACGACATCATCAAGGCGGTGCAGCAGGCGCGGGAGGTGGTCGATGGCCTTGAGGATCTGCCGGAGGGGGTGGAGGTTGCCCACTGGCTGGATGGCTCCACGAAGATCAAGGACAGGCTGATCCTGCTCGGGAAAAACGGCGGTCTCGGCGTCCTGCTGGTGCTCGGCATCCTGATGCTTTTCCTCAACCTCCGTCTGGCCTTCTGGGTCGCCATCGGCATCCCGGTCTCACTGGCCGGTGCGGTGACGCTGTTCCCCATTCCCGGCCTCGATCTCTCCGTGAACATCATTTCCGCCTTCGGGTTCCTGGTGGTGCTCGGGATCGTGGTGGACGATGCGATCGTCATCGGCGAGTCGATCTACTCGGAAAAGGAGGCGAAGGGCGACGGCGATGGGGACGCGATCGCCACCACGGTCATGGGCGTAAGCCGGGTGGTCACTCCGGCGACCTTCGGGGTAATCACCACCATCGCCGCCTTCCTGCCGCTGACCCAGGTGAGCGGGCGGCTTGGAAACGTGTTCGGCCAGATCGCGACGACCGTGATCTTCTGCCTGATCTTTTCCCTGATCGAATCGAAACTCATCCTCCCCGCCCACCTCGCCCACATCAATGTCCACCGGAAGCCGGGGAATCCCATCACGAAGGCGTTCACCCGTTTCCAGAAAGCCATATCCAACTGCTTGAGAAGCCTCGTCCTCAGGGTCTATCTCCCCGCCGTGAAGCGCGCCATGCCATGGCGCTACGCGGTGCTCGCCACCTTCATCGCCATCTTCATCCTGGTGATCGGGCTGTTTCCCGCAGGCCAGCTGCGCTTCGTGTTTTTCCCGAACATCTACAACGACGATGCAAGTGCGAACCTGAGCCTGGAACAGGGTCAGTCCGTCGATTACCTCCACAGCCAGGCGCAACGCATCGCTGACGAGGCACGGAAGCTCGGCGAGCGTTATGAAAGGGAGATAGGCCAGAATCCGTTTGTGGAAATCCAGGTCGCCGCAAGCACGAACACGGATGCATCGATAGCCGTGGAGCTGACCCGCTCGACCACCCGCGAGTCGCTGCCCTCGGAACAGATCGTCAAGGACTGGCGGGAAGCGGTCGGCAGCGTGGCGGGCGCGCGCTCGCTGACCTTCAAGGCCACTGCCGGTCCGCCGGGCGGGGATCTTGCGATCAACCTGGAGAGCGAGGATCTCGCGGAGCTTGAGAAGGCGGCCAAGGAGCTTTCCGATGAGGTCGCGACCTACCCCGGCACCTTCGACATCAGCGACAGTTTCAAATCGGGCAAGCCGGAGATCACCTACTCGGTCACGCCGGAGGGTGAAGCGGCGGGCTTCACGAGGCGGGATCTCGCGGAGGGTGTGCGGGATGCGTTCTTCGGGCGCGAGGCGCAGCGGGTGCAGCGCGGGCGCGACGAGCTGCGGGTGATGGTGCGCTACCCTCAGGATGAGCGGGATTCCCTGGAGACCCTGCGCGAAATGCGGGTCCGCGCACCGGATGGATCTGCGGTGCCTTTCCCTGTCATCGCGGACACCGAGTTCGGAAATGCGCTGGCATCCATCGAACGCATCGACAACAAGCGCGTTGTCACCATCCAGGGCTCCGTCAACAAGGCGCTGACCTCCTCCGACGAGGTGGTGACGCGGCTTGAGGAGAAATTCTTCCCTGAGTTCCTCGCGAAATATCCGTCCATCTCCATCACCGAGAGCGGCGAGGTGGAGCAGCGGAAAAAATCCATCGGCTCCCTGCTCACCGGCTTTGTCTTCTCCATCGTGTTCATCTACGTGCTCATCGCGATCCCGCTGCGCAGCTACCTCAAGCCGCTCATCATCATGTCGGTGATCCCCTTCGGCATCATCGGCGCACTGCTCGGCCATTACATGATGGGCCTGCCGATCTCCATCCTTTCGGTGTTCGGGATCCTGGCACTTTCGGGGGTGGTGGTGAACGATTCGCTGGTGCTC comes from Akkermansiaceae bacterium and encodes:
- a CDS encoding efflux RND transporter permease subunit is translated as MISVLNRHPFITWFASNPVVANILMLSILGAGVFTALNVRKEGFPAFAAESVTITVPIRGGTPENVERGVAIRIEESLKSVNGIEEIRSESTDSLATVTVEAVEGYPINKLLDDVKIQVDAIPSFPEQAEKPVVKENKRSNQVLWIEIYGDATETVRKETARKIRDKLLAQSAISLVETFGARDYEISIEPSEQQLRRYGLTFRELADAVSANSVDLGGGDVRSDRGDISLRARDQAYRKADFESIPVRTDPDGARIFVRDVAQVRDGFVDQKFLNRFRGQPTTSLNVVTEGNDDIIKAVQQAREVVDGLEDLPEGVEVAHWLDGSTKIKDRLILLGKNGGLGVLLVLGILMLFLNLRLAFWVAIGIPVSLAGAVTLFPIPGLDLSVNIISAFGFLVVLGIVVDDAIVIGESIYSEKEAKGDGDGDAIATTVMGVSRVVTPATFGVITTIAAFLPLTQVSGRLGNVFGQIATTVIFCLIFSLIESKLILPAHLAHINVHRKPGNPITKAFTRFQKAISNCLRSLVLRVYLPAVKRAMPWRYAVLATFIAIFILVIGLFPAGQLRFVFFPNIYNDDASANLSLEQGQSVDYLHSQAQRIADEARKLGERYEREIGQNPFVEIQVAASTNTDASIAVELTRSTTRESLPSEQIVKDWREAVGSVAGARSLTFKATAGPPGGDLAINLESEDLAELEKAAKELSDEVATYPGTFDISDSFKSGKPEITYSVTPEGEAAGFTRRDLAEGVRDAFFGREAQRVQRGRDELRVMVRYPQDERDSLETLREMRVRAPDGSAVPFPVIADTEFGNALASIERIDNKRVVTIQGSVNKALTSSDEVVTRLEEKFFPEFLAKYPSISITESGEVEQRKKSIGSLLTGFVFSIVFIYVLIAIPLRSYLKPLIIMSVIPFGIIGALLGHYMMGLPISILSVFGILALSGVVVNDSLVLVCAVNDLQDEGKPLAEAVTMAGVDRFRAILLTSLTTFFGLAPLLLETQVQAQFLKPMAASLAFGIAFATLITLFLLPMLFLIVNDVRKLLRAYLGLERKAMQ
- a CDS encoding TIGR04282 family arsenosugar biosynthesis glycosyltransferase — protein: MPALSLIVMTRLPAEGFVKTRLIPALGAIGAMDFHGRLARHCISRAASFCSAGQGRKMTICFTGGTTTEAKCWLADGEFHFRQQADGDLGERMRIAAGEEFAAGAEKVLIVGTDCPEMDQAALEEAASSLGKHDLVFGPALDGGYYLIGMAKLEPAVFQGISWGTELVLPQSCEAARKAGLTFHLLSPLPDVDVPEDIPGAKAALENR